A stretch of the Lolium perenne isolate Kyuss_39 chromosome 3, Kyuss_2.0, whole genome shotgun sequence genome encodes the following:
- the LOC127343607 gene encoding probable choline kinase 1 codes for MVAIENQSQVQRPAEPARIPKEARRLLHDLAAAWPNVADCRALEVVPLKGAMTNEVYQVRWLTGGGEALKEREVRKVLVRVYGDGVELFFDRQDELRTFECMSRHGQGPRLLGRFPNGRVEEFIHARTLSAHDLRDPEVSALVAVKLREFHNLDMPGPKHVLLWDRLKNWLKTAKNLCPTDQANELRLDSLENEINTLEKEFSGDYHHLIGFCHNDLQYGNIMIDEETNMLTIIDYEYASFNPVAYDIANHFCEMAADYHSEKPHILDYSKYPDVDEQRRFVKNYLSTSGEEAETEEVENLLQIVEKYTLASHLFWGLWGIISDHVNDIDFDYQEYARQRFEQYWQKKPAVLSL; via the exons ATGGTGGCGATCGAGAACCAGAGCCAGGTGCAGAGGCCGGCGGAGCCGGCGAGGATCCCCAAGGAGGCGCGGCGCCTGCTGCACGACCTGGCGGCGGCGTGGCCCAACGTGGCGGACTGCCGGGCGCTTGAGGTGGTGCCGCTCAAGGGCGCCATGACCAACGAGGTGTACCAGGTGCGCTggctcaccggcggcggcgaggcgctCAAGGAGAGGGAGGTGAGGAAGGTGCTGGTCCGGGTATACGGCGACGGCGTggagctcttcttcgaccgccaGGACGAGCTGCGCACCTTCGAGTGCATGTCCCGCCACGGCCAGGGCCCCCGCCTCCTCGGCCGATTCCCCAACGGCCGCGTCGAGGAGTTCATCCACGCACGG ACATTGTCAGCTCACGACCTACGCGATCCTGAAGTTTCAGCTCTGGTGGCTGTAAAACTGAGGGAATTCCATAACCTTGATATGCCTGGTCCCAAGCATGTGCTCCTTTGGGACAGACTGAA GAACTGGCTCAAAACTGCCAAGAACCTCTGCCCAACTGACCAAGCCAACGAACTACGCTTGGATAGCCTGGAGAACGAGATCAACACACTGGAGAAAGAATTCTCAGGGGATTACCACCACTTGATTGGTTTCTGCCACAACGATCTTCAGTATGGCAACATCATGATAGATGAAGAGACCAACATGCTGACCATCATT GACTACGAGTATGCAAGCTTCAATCCAGTTGCGTATGATATCGCCAACCATTTCTGCGAAATGGCAGCAGACTACCATTCAGAAAAACCTCACATACTGGACTACAGTAAATATCCAG ATGTTGATGAGCAGAGACGTTTCGTGAAGAACTACCTGAGCACTTCTG GTGAGGAAGCTGAAACCGAAGAAGTGGAGAATCTGCTCCAGATTGTTGAGAAGTACACACTCGCCAGTCATCTCTTTTGGGGCCTCTGGGGAATAATATCG GATCATGTCAACGATATCGACTTCGATTACCAAGAGTACGCAAGGCAGAGATTCGAGCAGTACTGGCAGAAGAAGCCTGCCGTCCTATCTTTGTGA